The following are from one region of the Paenibacillus bovis genome:
- a CDS encoding glycosyl hydrolase — MNQSRQQSMSSTFGHNQDTDPGRLHQPIQQPLSNVYSAADDQSIDRSRQEQPAERSAESIFSQLVDPPAVYRAIPFWSWNGRLDPQEIRRQVREMKQAGLGGFIMHARAGLETPYLGEEWMDCIAAGIEEGQQLGMQVWCYDENGWPSGFADGVVPRLGLDYQQKWLRIEKIDRNLVHPIDPDKAIYQTDDPESSGSERLGLREQQAAEDDCHTIAFYRYQNGRYVQVPHDQQDIAELRLYYEVNPYYIDTLDAKVVEAFIESTYEQYADRFAAHFGQSVYGIFTDEPQYGRNQIPWSFTLEEQFRQTYDAELLDILPLLFLEKEDYPAARYHFWELVTRLFSESFMKQIGDWCEKHQLRLTGHVVSEDHLTAQTGAVGDAMASYAYMQTPGIDWLGRFTSNPLTPKQAGSVARQLGQKFVLSETFGCSGWNVSFADLKWIAEWQYVHGINLMCQHLEGYSLRGIRKRDYPPSLYYQQPWWEQYSRFNDYFGRLSMLLAESRQHADLLLLHPIRSSWIAYNNRTYDWGEQIHQDFVQISEWLGAMQYSHDYGSESIIANHGQVRGDRFVIGQAAYSVVILPPMLTIAAHTLELLLELLRQGGRIIALGTLPTLVNGHHDKRLAELEAGISCLDLNRESLAAYLDHNLQPGITIRHLDRVSHSQPAHLQLAPESVAADDIPIRSQVSALGQYTLYYLVNTDRICSYNTEMILSGSGKWEQINLENGQMIPLTDYSEYDNVQADRESKFRGVKGTLIQLSFAPAQSYMLRLCTEYRENADELPAVTRTTGTNRTTAHSIIRTTDQWQLSQSDLNSLTLDYCRLRLEDGEWSEKQPIIFLQEQLVRLGYPVEIELEFIVEAQPGDYLNREMYLIVEQPEQYRITINDHILDQQERGWWRDIAFRKLDIAGYLGAGSNRIVLSRHFANSAETYAAIARAQIFESEGNKLFYDTEIESIYLLGDFHVHSDTGYVHAGNGEIYTDGHFRLQKPVSVVQTGDLTTQGLNFYAGNVQLSQQVVIPKLDVGQCAWFRLERPDAVLSRLWLNGQEVHTFMWAPYKIEVTDYLHAGDNELTIELLSSCRNLLGPHHHIRGELTMVGPDSFTDTPGWTDGDHAEPHIYTDRYCLTSFGLNGHAEIVIYTERR; from the coding sequence CAGGAGATTCGCCGACAGGTGCGTGAGATGAAACAGGCAGGCCTAGGCGGATTCATCATGCATGCCCGTGCTGGACTGGAGACACCTTATCTGGGTGAGGAATGGATGGACTGTATTGCTGCCGGTATTGAGGAAGGGCAGCAGCTGGGGATGCAGGTCTGGTGCTATGACGAGAATGGTTGGCCAAGCGGATTTGCTGATGGAGTAGTGCCCCGACTGGGACTGGATTACCAGCAGAAGTGGCTTCGAATAGAAAAAATCGACCGTAACCTGGTACATCCTATCGATCCGGACAAAGCTATATACCAAACAGACGATCCGGAAAGTAGCGGCTCTGAACGGCTCGGACTTAGAGAACAGCAGGCAGCAGAGGACGACTGTCATACGATTGCTTTTTACAGGTATCAGAATGGACGTTATGTACAGGTACCGCATGACCAGCAGGATATAGCCGAACTGCGTTTGTATTATGAAGTGAATCCGTATTATATCGATACGCTGGATGCCAAGGTCGTAGAAGCATTTATCGAATCCACCTATGAGCAATATGCCGACCGGTTTGCAGCACATTTTGGCCAGTCGGTATACGGTATATTTACCGATGAACCACAGTATGGTCGTAATCAGATACCATGGTCTTTTACGCTGGAAGAGCAGTTCCGTCAGACATATGACGCTGAGCTGCTCGATATACTGCCGCTGCTGTTTCTGGAAAAGGAAGATTATCCAGCGGCACGATACCATTTCTGGGAGCTGGTTACCCGATTATTCTCGGAGTCGTTTATGAAGCAGATTGGCGACTGGTGCGAAAAACACCAGCTGCGGCTGACCGGACATGTAGTAAGTGAAGATCATCTGACTGCGCAGACCGGAGCGGTAGGTGATGCCATGGCCTCCTATGCGTATATGCAGACACCAGGAATCGATTGGCTGGGCAGATTCACCAGCAATCCGCTTACGCCAAAACAGGCCGGCTCGGTCGCCCGGCAGCTGGGACAAAAGTTCGTTCTGTCCGAGACATTTGGCTGTAGCGGCTGGAATGTATCTTTTGCCGATCTGAAATGGATTGCCGAATGGCAGTATGTGCATGGTATTAATCTGATGTGTCAGCATCTGGAAGGATACAGTCTGCGCGGTATCCGCAAGCGTGATTATCCGCCGTCCCTTTATTATCAGCAGCCCTGGTGGGAGCAGTACAGCCGATTCAATGATTATTTTGGACGGTTATCGATGTTATTGGCAGAGAGCCGGCAGCATGCGGATCTGTTACTGCTGCATCCGATTCGTTCTTCGTGGATTGCCTACAACAATCGTACGTATGACTGGGGGGAGCAGATTCATCAGGATTTTGTGCAGATCAGTGAATGGCTGGGCGCTATGCAGTACAGTCATGATTATGGATCAGAGAGTATTATTGCGAATCATGGACAAGTGCGGGGAGACCGGTTCGTGATTGGTCAGGCGGCTTATTCGGTCGTTATCCTGCCACCCATGCTGACAATAGCAGCGCATACGCTGGAACTGCTGCTGGAATTGCTTCGCCAGGGAGGTCGGATCATTGCTCTGGGTACACTGCCGACCCTGGTAAATGGACATCATGATAAACGATTGGCCGAACTGGAAGCCGGTATCTCCTGTCTGGACTTGAACCGTGAATCTCTGGCAGCATATCTGGATCATAACCTCCAGCCAGGCATCACTATTCGTCATCTTGATCGTGTATCGCATAGTCAGCCTGCTCATCTGCAGTTGGCTCCGGAATCGGTCGCAGCAGATGATATACCGATTCGGAGCCAGGTAAGTGCACTGGGACAATACACGCTGTATTATCTGGTCAATACAGACCGGATATGCAGCTATAATACCGAGATGATCCTGTCCGGATCTGGAAAATGGGAGCAGATCAATCTGGAAAATGGACAAATGATACCGCTCACCGATTATTCTGAATATGACAATGTCCAAGCAGACAGAGAGAGCAAGTTCCGCGGTGTCAAAGGAACACTCATCCAGCTTTCTTTTGCCCCGGCACAGTCCTATATGCTGCGGCTATGTACAGAGTACAGGGAGAATGCAGATGAGCTTCCAGCAGTCACTCGAACCACCGGAACCAATAGGACAACCGCTCATTCAATTATCCGTACAACCGATCAATGGCAACTGAGCCAGAGCGATCTGAACAGCCTGACACTGGATTATTGCCGACTGCGTCTAGAGGACGGCGAATGGTCGGAGAAGCAGCCGATCATTTTTCTGCAGGAGCAGCTGGTACGTCTCGGTTATCCGGTAGAGATTGAGCTGGAATTTATAGTGGAGGCGCAGCCGGGAGATTACCTGAACCGGGAGATGTATCTGATTGTCGAGCAGCCCGAACAGTACAGAATTACCATCAACGATCACATATTGGATCAGCAAGAACGAGGCTGGTGGCGGGATATTGCTTTTCGAAAACTGGATATTGCCGGGTATCTGGGCGCAGGATCGAACCGGATTGTACTGTCACGTCATTTTGCCAACTCTGCCGAGACTTATGCAGCCATAGCCCGGGCCCAGATATTTGAATCCGAGGGCAACAAGCTGTTTTATGACACGGAGATTGAGAGTATCTATCTGCTGGGCGATTTCCATGTGCATAGTGATACGGGATATGTACATGCAGGCAATGGTGAGATCTATACGGATGGGCATTTCCGGCTGCAGAAGCCGGTATCCGTGGTGCAGACAGGGGATTTGACGACGCAGGGGCTGAATTTTTATGCAGGTAATGTTCAGCTATCCCAGCAGGTGGTCATACCGAAGCTGGACGTCGGGCAGTGTGCCTGGTTCCGCTTGGAACGACCGGATGCGGTACTGTCGCGGCTGTGGCTGAATGGACAGGAAGTGCATACCTTTATGTGGGCGCCCTATAAAATAGAGGTTACTGATTATCTCCATGCTGGCGACAATGAATTGACGATTGAACTGCTGTCCAGCTGCCGCAATCTGCTCGGCCCCCATCATCATATTCGCGGCGAGCTGACCATGGTAGGACCCGACAGTTTTACAGATACACCGGGCTGGACCGATGGCGATCATGCGGAGCCGCATATTTATACCGACCGGTACTGCTTGACTTCGTTTGGATTAAACGGTCATGCGGAGATCGTTATATACACGGAGCGCCGATAG